One stretch of Aythya fuligula isolate bAytFul2 chromosome 24, bAytFul2.pri, whole genome shotgun sequence DNA includes these proteins:
- the NKIRAS2 gene encoding NF-kappa-B inhibitor-interacting Ras-like protein 2 isoform X1, protein MGKSCKVVVCGQASVGKTAILEQLLYGNHVVGSEMIETQEDIYVGSIETDRGVREQVRFYDTRGLRDGMELPKHCFSCTDGYVLVYSTDSKESFKRVELLKKEIDKSKDKKEVTIVVLGNKCDLQEQRRVDHDAAQHWAKGEKVKLWEVSVADRRTLIEPFIYLASKMTQPQSKSAFPLSRKNKGGGSVDG, encoded by the exons ATGGGGAAGAGCTGCAAGGTGGTGGTGTGCGGCCAGGCCTCCGTGGGGAAAACGGCCatcctggagcagctgctgtacGGCAACCATGTGGTGG GTTCTGAGATGATCGAGACCCAGGAGGACATTTACGTGGGCTCCATCGAGACGGACCGCGGGGTGCGCGAGCAGGTGCGCTTCTACGACACGCGGGGCCTGcgggacggcatggagctgccCAAGCATTGCTTCTCCTGCACAGACGGCTACGTGCTGGTCTACAGCACCGACAGCAAGGAGTCCTTCAAGCGCGTCGAGCTCCTCAAGAAGGAGATTGACAAGTCCAAAGACAAGAAGGAG GTCACCATCGTGGTTTTGGGCAATAAGTGTGACCTGCAGGAGCAGCGCCGGGTAGACCATGACGCAGCCCAGCACTGGGCCAAGGGTGAGAAGGTGAAGCTGTGGGAGGTGTCTGTGGCTGACCGGCGTACGCTGATCGAGCCGTTCATCTACCTGGCCAGTAAGATGACACAGCCACAGAGCAAGTCTGCTTTTCCCCTGAGTCGCAAGAACAAGGGCGGCGGGTCTGTGGATGGCTGA
- the CNP gene encoding 2',3'-cyclic-nucleotide 3'-phosphodiesterase produces the protein MNRGFSKKSHTFLPKIFRKMSSQSAKERPESLQFPFLDDEDTISTLKESKTFFILRGLPGSGKSTLAQAIQDRYKDACKVISVDNYKITPAIRSSIPEEYSKVDEDLVDYCKRDISIIVLDDTHHERERLDQLFDIADKYRYKVIFAEPKTLWRMDCSQLKEKNQWKLSAEDLKKMKPSLEKEFLPMYFGWFLSKRSSENLRKAGQLFLDELGSLKAFKKESKYFAFAIEDPKVKVDLTSYFVKRPPGVLHCTTKYTEFGKAPGAEEYAQQEAVKASYGKGFTLSISALFITTKTVGARVELNEQQLLLWPGDVDKLLSTDNLPKGSRAHITLGCANGVEAVQTGLDLLEFVKLEKAGNKGDEVGEIGGGKLQYFDNGMWMLVLSKKIDVRAIFSGYYGKGKLVPTQSTNKRGSAFSSCTII, from the exons ATG AACAGAGGCTTCTCGAAGAAGAGCCACACATTCCTGcctaaaatatttagaaaaatgtcttctcaATCAGCAAAAGAAAGGCCTGAAAGCTTGCAGTTTCCTTTCCTTGATGACGAAGATACCATCTCCACCCTCAAAGAGtctaaaaccttttttattttaagaggcCTACCTGGCAGTGGGAAGTCCACTCTTGCCCAGGCTATTCAAGACAGGTATAAAGATGCCTGCAAGGTCATTTCTGTCGATAACTATAAAATTACGCCTGCAATAAGAAGCAGCATTCCTGAAGAATACTCAAAAGTTGATGAGGATCTAGTTGACTATTGCAAACGAGACATCAGCATTATCGTTTTGGACGACACTCACCATGAAAGGGAACGGCTGGACCAACTCTTTGATATTGCTGACAAATACCGGTACAAAGTCATCTTTGCTGAGCCCAAAACCCTGTGGAGAATGGATTGCTCGCAGCTTAAGGAAAAGAATCAATGGAAACTGTCAGCGGAAGACCTGAAGAAGATGAAGCCAAGCTTGGAGAAGGAATTTCTACCCATGTATTTTGGGTGGTTTTTGAGCAAAAGAAGTTCCGAGAACCTGAGGAAGGCTGGCCAGCTCTTCTTAGATGAGCTTGGAAGTCTCAAAGCCTTCAAAAAGGAGAGCAAATATT TTGCTTTTGCTATCGAAGATCCCAAAGTAAAAGTAGATCTCACCAGCTACTTTGTGAAGAGGCCACCTGGGGTCTTACACTGCACCACCAAATACACAGAGTTTGGAAAAGCCCCCGGGGCTGAGGAATACGCGCAGCAAGAA GCTGTGAAGGCTTCCTACGGCAAAGGCTTCACCTTGtccatttctgctctgttcaTCACAACGAAAACTGTTGGTGCCCGTGTGGAGCTGAAtgaacagcagctgctgctgtggcccGGAGATGTCGATAAGCTGCTGTCCACCGACAACCTCCCGAAAGGCAGCCGGGCTCACATCACCCTCGGCTGCGCCAACGGCGTAGAAGCAGTCCAGACTGGGCTCGATCTGCTGGAGTTTGTGAAACTGGAAAAGGCAGGGAACAAAGGGGATGAAGTGGGGGAAATCGGAGGAGGGAAACTGCAGTATTTTGATAATGGTATGTGGATGCTCGTCCTTTCCAAAAAGATTGATGTGAGGGCGATATTCTCAGGTTActatggaaaaggaaaacttgtGCCTACGCAGAGCACCAACAAGCGGGGCTCTGCTTTTAGTTCCTGCACCATCATCTAA
- the NKIRAS2 gene encoding NF-kappa-B inhibitor-interacting Ras-like protein 2 isoform X2, with protein sequence MGKSCKVVVCGQASVGKTAILEQLLYGNHVVGSEMIETQEDIYVGSIETDRGVREQVPRSPSSASSSSRRRLTSPKTRRRSPSWFWAISVTCRSSAG encoded by the exons ATGGGGAAGAGCTGCAAGGTGGTGGTGTGCGGCCAGGCCTCCGTGGGGAAAACGGCCatcctggagcagctgctgtacGGCAACCATGTGGTGG GTTCTGAGATGATCGAGACCCAGGAGGACATTTACGTGGGCTCCATCGAGACGGACCGCGGGGTGCGCGAGCAGGTGC CAAGGAGTCCTTCAAGCGCGTCGAGCTCCTCAAGAAGGAGATTGACAAGTCCAAAGACAAGAAGGAG GTCACCATCGTGGTTTTGGGCAATAAGTGTGACCTGCAGGAGCAGCGCCGGGTAG
- the DNAJC7 gene encoding dnaJ homolog subfamily C member 7: MAAAECDVIMAAPEGAGEPESEEEEARREAESFKEQGNAYYAKKDYNEAYNYYTKAIDTCPNNASYYGNRAATLMMLGRFREALGDAQQSVRLDDSFVRGHLREGKCHLSLGNAMAASRCFQRVLELDHKNTQAQQELKNASTVLEYEKIAEVDFEKRDFRKVVFCMDRALEFAPACHRFKILKAECLALLGRYPEAQSVASDILRMDSTNADALYVRGLCLYYEDCIEKAVQFFVQALRMAPDHEKACLACRNAKALKAKKEDGNKAFKEGNYKLAYELYTEALGIDPNNIKTNAKLYCNRGTVNSKLRKLEEAIDDCTNAVKLDDTYIKAYLRRAQCYMDTEQYEDAVRDYEKVYQTEKTKEHKQLLKNAQVELKKSKRKDYYKILGVDKNASEDEIKKAYRKRALMHHPDRHSGASAEVQKEEEKKFKEVGEAFTILSDPKKKARYDSGQDLEEDGLNMGDFDANNIFKAFFGGPGGFSFEASGPGNFFFQFG; encoded by the exons atggcggcggcggagTGCGACGTGATCATGGCGGCGCCCGAGGGAGCCGGCGAGCCCgagagcgaggaggaggaggcgaggAG agaagcagaatCATTCAAGGAACAAGGAAACGCATACTACGCCAAGAAAGATTACAACGAAGCGTACAACTATTACACAAAAGCCATAG ATACCTGTCCCAACAATGCCAGTTATTACGGTAACAGAGCTGCCACCCTCATGATGTTGGGGAGATTCCGAGAAGCACTGGGAGATGCTCAGCAGTCTGTCAGATTGGATGATAGCTTTGTACGG GGCCATCTACGGGAAGGGAAGTGCCATCTTTCCTTAGGGAATGCCATGGCTGCCAGCCGCTGCTTTCAACGAGTTTTAGAACTGGATCATAAGAATACTCAGGCACAGCAAGAG CTAAAGAATGCCAGTACCGTGctagaatatgaaaaaatagcTGAAGTGGATTTTGAGAAACGGGATTTCAGAAAG GTTGTATTTTGCATGGATCGTGCGTTGGAGTTTGCTCCTGCTTGTCACCGATTCAAAATCCTCAAGGCCGAATGTTTAGCACTACTGGGTCGCTACCCAGAAGCACAGTCTGTAGCAAG tgACATCTTACGAATGGACTCTACAAATGCAGATGCTCTGTATGTCCGTGGTCTCTGCCTTTATTATGAGGACTGCATCGAGAAGGCAGTGCAGTTCTTTGTCCAGGCACTCAGAATGGCTCCTGATCACGAGAAAGCGTGTCTTGCCTGCCGT aatgcCAAAGCacttaaagcaaagaaagaagatgggaataaagcatttaaagaaGGAAACTACAAACTAGCATATGAACTGTATACAGAAGCACTAGGAATAGATCcaaataacataaaaacaaatgccaaaCTCTACTGCAACCGGGGGACAGTTAATTCAAAG CTTAGGAAACTTGAAGAAGCAATAGATGACTGCACGAATGCAGTAAAACTGGATGACACATATATCAAAGCATACTTGAGGAGAGCACAATG TTATATGGACACAGAGCAATATGAAGATGCTGTAAGAGACTATGAAAAAGTAtatcagacagaaaaaacaaaag AACACAAGCAACTTCTAAAGAATGCACAGGTGGAACTGAAAAAGAGCAAACGGAAAGACTACTATAAAATCCTTGGGGTTGACAAAAATGCCTCTGAAGATGAGATCAAGAAGGCTTACAGGAAAAGAGCACTAATGCATCATCCAG ACCGACACAGTGGGGCAAGTGCAGAAGtacagaaggaagaggagaagaaatttAAGGAGGTTGGTGAAGCCTTTACCATCCTGTCAGATCCCAAGAAGAAGGCCCGCTATGATAGTGGACAAGATCTAGAAGAGGATGGATTGAACATGGGTG ACTTCGATGCAAATAATATCTTTAAGGCCTTCTTCGGTGGGCCAGGTGGCTTCAGTTTTGAAG cttctgggcctggaaatttctttttccagtttggctaa